In a single window of the Planctomycetia bacterium genome:
- a CDS encoding thrombospondin type 3 repeat-containing protein codes for MFAKLRSVFSLALLAVPIALFGCDTDMDGIFDPADNCPMVANFNQLDSDLDGFGDACDNCPNNANVDQEDVDQDGAGAACDSNDLNPFVQ; via the coding sequence ATGTTTGCAAAACTGCGAAGTGTCTTTTCACTGGCCCTGCTGGCGGTGCCGATCGCATTGTTCGGATGCGACACGGACATGGACGGGATTTTCGATCCCGCGGACAACTGCCCGATGGTGGCGAACTTCAACCAATTGGACTCGGACCTGGATGGTTTTGGTGATGCCTGTGACAACTGCCCCAACAATGCGAACGTCGATCAGGAGGACGTCGATCAGGACGGCGCGGGGGCGGCGTGCGACTCCAATGATCTCAACCCGTTCGTACAGTAG
- a CDS encoding WG repeat-containing protein, with product MFLKSTIQRVTASAIVVLCLTLPARSEALFPVECGEEHGYINDEGKIVIPGQFEEARGFHEGLAAVRQDDLWGFVNTKGELVIKPQFKEVGDFADGLAPIARKKGLLGKAFGFVDTSGRVVVDCEYDEVGMFCDGLARAKKDGKWGYIGKDGQWKIKPEFDVAADFCDGLARVQSGGAWSGRFGYIDANNRLKINPKFDDCGDFNEGLAPVEQGGKWGFINKSGEVVIEPQFDGAWIFSNGRACVKVGGKIGYVDKAGRVVVHPVYEDAKAFNEGLAPVKRDGRWGYIATDGSTAIPIRHDEADDFHEGLARVVTNGTENWVNKDGRVIWPTSLVAGNK from the coding sequence ATGTTTCTGAAATCGACAATCCAACGTGTGACCGCATCGGCGATCGTCGTGCTTTGCCTCACGCTGCCCGCCCGATCGGAGGCCCTGTTTCCCGTCGAGTGCGGCGAGGAGCACGGCTATATCAACGATGAAGGCAAGATCGTCATCCCCGGCCAATTTGAAGAGGCCCGGGGTTTCCACGAAGGGCTCGCGGCCGTTCGGCAGGACGATCTGTGGGGATTCGTGAACACGAAGGGCGAATTGGTCATCAAGCCGCAGTTCAAGGAAGTCGGAGACTTTGCTGACGGCCTGGCCCCGATCGCCCGGAAGAAGGGACTGCTGGGCAAGGCGTTCGGCTTTGTCGACACCAGCGGCCGCGTCGTTGTCGACTGCGAGTATGACGAAGTCGGCATGTTCTGCGACGGACTTGCCCGTGCGAAGAAGGACGGCAAATGGGGCTATATCGGCAAGGACGGTCAATGGAAGATCAAGCCGGAATTCGACGTGGCGGCGGATTTCTGCGACGGGCTGGCGCGCGTTCAATCGGGCGGAGCCTGGAGCGGCCGATTCGGCTACATCGACGCGAACAACCGGCTGAAGATCAACCCGAAGTTTGATGACTGCGGCGACTTCAATGAAGGTCTCGCTCCCGTCGAACAAGGCGGCAAGTGGGGCTTCATCAATAAGTCGGGTGAAGTCGTGATCGAACCGCAGTTTGACGGGGCGTGGATCTTCTCGAACGGCCGGGCCTGCGTGAAGGTCGGCGGCAAGATCGGCTACGTCGATAAGGCGGGCAGGGTCGTGGTCCACCCGGTCTATGAAGACGCGAAGGCGTTTAACGAAGGCCTTGCGCCGGTGAAGCGCGACGGGCGATGGGGCTACATCGCGACCGACGGTTCCACGGCGATTCCGATTCGTCACGATGAGGCCGATGACTTCCACGAGGGTCTCGCACGGGTGGTGACGAACGGTACGGAGAACTGGGTGAACAAGGACGGCCGGGTGATCTGGCCGACGTCACTCGTCGCAGGCAACAAGTAA
- a CDS encoding MoxR family ATPase produces MAAQVDPAIAKATEEFRAKFKAVKDEIGKAIVGHNDIVEGVLICLFTGGHALLEGVPGLGKTYLIRSMAEALKLEFSRVQFTPDLMPADIIGTNIIVEDPESGRRRFEFQKGPLFAQMVLADEINRATPKTQSALLEAMQEKTVTVSGNRYPLSPPFFVMATQNPIEQEGTYPLPEAQLDRFFFKLIVHYSTRDELGTILQRTTTGHKPDIKPVMSGDQIVGAQKLVQRVVIAPHVQDYAIRLTLATHPRGEFATELTNRYVRWGSSPRGAQAVVLAAKVRALLEGRYNVGFEDIRGVFLPALRHRVLLNFEAQAEGLEPDSVLKDIVDKTPTASEKAA; encoded by the coding sequence ATGGCGGCACAGGTGGACCCGGCGATTGCCAAGGCGACCGAGGAATTTCGGGCGAAGTTCAAGGCGGTCAAGGACGAGATCGGCAAGGCGATTGTCGGTCACAACGACATTGTCGAAGGCGTGCTGATCTGCCTCTTTACCGGCGGCCATGCGCTGCTGGAAGGCGTGCCGGGGCTGGGCAAGACTTACCTCATCCGCTCGATGGCTGAAGCGCTGAAGCTGGAGTTCTCGCGCGTTCAGTTCACGCCGGACCTGATGCCCGCCGACATCATCGGCACGAACATCATCGTCGAGGACCCGGAGTCGGGCCGGCGCAGGTTTGAGTTTCAAAAGGGCCCGCTCTTTGCCCAGATGGTTCTCGCTGACGAGATCAACCGCGCGACGCCGAAGACGCAGTCCGCGCTTTTGGAGGCGATGCAGGAGAAGACGGTCACCGTTTCCGGCAACAGATATCCGCTGTCGCCGCCGTTCTTTGTCATGGCGACTCAGAACCCGATCGAGCAGGAAGGCACCTACCCCCTGCCGGAGGCCCAGCTTGACCGCTTCTTCTTCAAGCTGATCGTTCACTACTCGACGCGGGATGAACTGGGCACCATTCTTCAACGCACCACCACGGGACATAAGCCGGACATCAAGCCGGTCATGAGCGGGGACCAGATCGTCGGCGCTCAGAAGCTCGTTCAGCGCGTCGTGATCGCCCCGCACGTTCAGGACTATGCCATTCGACTGACACTGGCCACGCATCCGCGGGGCGAATTCGCGACGGAGCTGACCAATCGGTACGTCCGCTGGGGATCGAGCCCGCGCGGGGCGCAGGCGGTGGTCCTCGCGGCGAAGGTTCGAGCGCTTCTGGAAGGCCGGTATAACGTCGGGTTTGAGGATATTCGGGGCGTGTTTTTGCCTGCCCTTCGCCATCGGGTTCTGCTGAATTTCGAGGCCCAGGCGGAGGGGCTGGAGCCTGATTCGGTTCTGAAGGACATCGTCGATAAGACGCCGACGGCGAGCGAGAAGGCGGCGTAG
- a CDS encoding HAMP domain-containing protein — protein MAIRFHSLRARLTLLYALIFGLLQSGFWITVDVVRSHYLHEHFDKELLGRARSVVGAIESASERTLPFIREQFQKDALERFSAESLFVQVTLASQEVIGQTQNLTGARLPLDPDARRTALRGIPAYETMDEATSSAIAGAESSLRSVVLSHKIGDSPPVLIQVASDLRPVTEIVNRLRRFVIIYFIVSMALSTFTSWYLVGRSLAPVGRIVRQAKRITASRLHERIPVPKDADEIGEMVRVLNEMLDRLQAQFRNQRQFLSNISHELKTPITVLLAEARSRANLSDPEVVEEFRGTVVSEAERLLRIVDAFLLLTRVGSGGTPAVLVRTPLEDIVLNAMKACEGEAAAKGIRLIPKLKYDDVTPHPVIAGDSDLLYSMLENIIRNGVRHTPEGGTLQIEAAARIRDAAIFVRDQGPGVPREQLNRIFEPFYQVKAEGDGNHSGLLGIGLSISKAIAELHGGSISCKNLSEGGCEFAVHLPIESDGPVRASH, from the coding sequence ATGGCGATTCGCTTTCACTCATTACGCGCCCGGCTCACGCTGCTTTACGCGCTGATCTTCGGATTGCTTCAATCGGGATTCTGGATCACGGTTGACGTTGTCCGGTCGCACTATCTCCACGAGCATTTTGACAAGGAGCTGCTGGGGCGCGCACGCAGCGTCGTCGGCGCGATCGAGTCCGCCTCGGAACGTACGCTTCCATTTATTCGCGAGCAGTTTCAGAAGGATGCGCTCGAGCGGTTTTCCGCTGAATCGCTTTTTGTTCAGGTCACGCTGGCGTCACAGGAAGTCATCGGACAGACACAAAACCTGACGGGAGCTCGACTGCCGCTTGACCCGGATGCACGGCGGACCGCGCTTCGGGGCATACCGGCTTATGAGACGATGGATGAGGCGACTTCGTCCGCGATCGCCGGGGCGGAATCATCGCTGCGATCTGTCGTGCTGAGTCACAAGATCGGAGACAGCCCACCGGTGCTTATTCAGGTCGCGTCAGATCTTCGACCGGTTACTGAGATCGTCAATCGCCTTCGCCGATTCGTGATTATCTACTTCATCGTAAGCATGGCGCTGTCTACGTTTACATCGTGGTATCTGGTCGGCCGCTCGCTGGCGCCGGTCGGGCGGATTGTGCGGCAGGCGAAGCGCATAACGGCCAGTCGCCTGCACGAACGGATACCCGTGCCGAAGGACGCGGATGAGATCGGCGAGATGGTCCGGGTGCTCAATGAGATGCTCGACCGTCTCCAGGCCCAGTTTCGCAACCAGCGTCAGTTCCTCTCCAATATCTCGCACGAATTGAAGACGCCGATCACGGTGCTGCTCGCGGAGGCCCGGTCGCGCGCGAACCTTAGCGATCCTGAAGTGGTGGAGGAGTTCAGAGGCACGGTTGTCAGTGAAGCGGAACGACTCCTGCGAATTGTTGACGCGTTCCTTTTGCTCACGCGGGTCGGCTCGGGAGGAACGCCGGCGGTTCTGGTGCGGACGCCTTTGGAAGATATCGTGCTCAATGCGATGAAGGCCTGCGAGGGCGAGGCCGCTGCAAAGGGCATTCGACTGATTCCGAAACTAAAGTACGACGACGTCACGCCGCACCCGGTGATCGCGGGCGACTCCGATCTTCTTTATTCAATGCTCGAAAACATCATCCGGAACGGAGTGCGACATACGCCGGAGGGAGGCACTTTGCAGATCGAGGCGGCGGCCAGGATTCGCGATGCCGCGATCTTCGTGCGCGACCAGGGACCGGGCGTGCCGCGCGAGCAGCTCAACCGAATTTTTGAGCCCTTCTATCAGGTGAAGGCGGAAGGCGACGGCAATCATTCGGGATTACTGGGAATCGGTCTGAGCATCTCGAAGGCCATCGCGGAACTGCATGGCGGCTCGATTTCCTGCAAGAATCTGAGTGAGGGAGGCTGCGAGTTCGCCGTGCACCTGCCGATTGAGTCTGATGGGCCAGTTCGGGCGTCACATTAA
- a CDS encoding response regulator transcription factor, whose amino-acid sequence MRILVIEDNKKIAHRLCVRFKEEGFQVDVANRGQEGEQLAAEQEYDAIVLDVLLPDHDGVQICKNLRKRHVATPILVLTALGTTADKVAGLEAGADDYLTKPFDYDELIARIRALARRGTAGEAVTLTFGDIELDLAKRTLTRAGRAISVTAREFCLMEYLLRRPERVATKSAIGANVWDMNFEDESNVIEVYVSRIRKKLEQDGEARVIHTVPGAGYILSERASEESSALGVE is encoded by the coding sequence ATGCGGATTTTGGTGATTGAGGACAACAAGAAGATCGCCCATCGACTATGCGTGAGGTTCAAAGAGGAGGGGTTTCAGGTTGATGTCGCCAATCGCGGGCAGGAAGGCGAGCAGCTCGCCGCCGAACAGGAATACGACGCCATCGTGCTGGACGTCCTGTTGCCGGATCATGACGGCGTTCAGATCTGCAAGAATCTCAGAAAGCGACACGTCGCCACGCCGATTCTGGTTTTGACCGCGCTGGGGACTACGGCCGACAAAGTCGCCGGGCTTGAGGCGGGGGCTGACGACTATCTGACCAAGCCGTTCGACTATGACGAGCTGATTGCGCGTATTCGGGCTTTAGCGCGACGCGGGACGGCGGGAGAGGCGGTCACGCTGACCTTCGGCGACATCGAACTGGACCTGGCGAAGCGAACGCTGACCCGGGCGGGCCGCGCGATCAGCGTGACGGCGAGGGAATTCTGCCTGATGGAGTATCTCCTTCGCCGGCCCGAGCGGGTGGCGACGAAGTCGGCGATCGGGGCGAACGTCTGGGACATGAACTTTGAAGATGAGAGCAACGTCATCGAGGTGTATGTATCCCGGATTCGCAAGAAACTGGAGCAGGACGGCGAGGCGCGCGTCATCCATACGGTGCCTGGCGCGGGGTACATCCTTTCGGAACGAGCGAGCGAGGAATCGAGTGCACTCGGCGTGGAGTGA
- a CDS encoding extracellular solute-binding protein, giving the protein MNRPLTIVAFAILASVSACNDDAASTRTASVVIYCSVDTAIAEPILAAFEKRSGIKVHAIFDTEAGKTTGLINRLMAERARPRADVWWSSEVFGTIQLAERGVLAKYTSAQASDIPAVFRDSENRWIAVGLRGRVIAFDPTRIKIEDLPRSWSDLADPKYRGRFQMADPRFGTTRGHMAVQLSLWGQPAMEKFYQALRDNECKLADGNAKAVLNLTRGLADFVATDTDDVLLAQARGDAIEMIYPDLDAPDGRSRNSGTLWIPCSVGLVKESPHPTEGGQLVDYLISAEVEELLFASESRNVPVRPELREKLKTEASHQAIVDYAATAKLLDLSDKLVRDMLLQ; this is encoded by the coding sequence ATGAATAGACCGCTCACCATTGTTGCATTTGCGATTCTCGCCTCCGTCTCCGCGTGCAATGACGATGCGGCCTCGACGCGAACCGCCTCCGTCGTCATCTACTGCTCCGTCGATACCGCGATCGCCGAGCCGATTCTCGCCGCCTTTGAAAAGCGATCCGGCATCAAAGTGCACGCCATCTTCGACACCGAGGCGGGCAAGACCACCGGGCTCATCAATCGCCTCATGGCTGAGCGCGCTCGCCCGCGGGCCGATGTATGGTGGTCGAGTGAAGTGTTCGGAACCATCCAACTCGCCGAGCGCGGCGTACTGGCAAAATACACAAGCGCGCAGGCATCCGACATCCCGGCGGTCTTCCGCGATTCCGAGAATCGATGGATCGCCGTTGGGCTGCGCGGCCGCGTTATCGCCTTCGATCCGACGCGCATCAAAATAGAAGACCTGCCCCGAAGCTGGTCCGACCTCGCCGATCCGAAGTACCGCGGCCGATTCCAAATGGCCGATCCCCGATTCGGCACCACGCGCGGTCACATGGCCGTCCAGCTTTCCCTCTGGGGTCAGCCGGCTATGGAGAAGTTCTACCAAGCCCTGCGCGACAACGAGTGCAAGCTGGCCGACGGCAATGCCAAGGCCGTCCTCAACCTCACACGCGGCCTCGCCGATTTCGTCGCCACCGATACCGATGACGTATTGCTGGCACAGGCCCGCGGCGACGCCATCGAGATGATCTACCCCGATCTCGACGCGCCGGACGGCCGGTCAAGAAATTCCGGCACACTCTGGATTCCATGCTCCGTCGGCCTCGTGAAGGAATCGCCGCACCCCACCGAGGGAGGCCAGCTCGTCGATTATCTCATCTCCGCTGAAGTGGAAGAGCTGCTCTTCGCCAGTGAGTCTCGCAACGTGCCGGTTCGCCCGGAACTTCGCGAAAAACTGAAGACCGAAGCGTCCCACCAGGCGATAGTTGACTACGCCGCCACCGCAAAACTCCTCGACTTGTCAGACAAACTCGTCCGCGACATGCTGCTTCAGTGA
- a CDS encoding lmo0937 family membrane protein → MLWTIAILLMLMWLLGMVTTYTIHGFIHLLLVLAIITVLIRIIRGERPIA, encoded by the coding sequence ATGCTCTGGACCATTGCAATCTTATTGATGCTGATGTGGCTGCTGGGGATGGTGACGACTTACACGATTCACGGCTTCATCCACCTGTTACTCGTCCTCGCGATTATCACGGTGCTGATTCGCATCATCCGAGGCGAACGGCCGATTGCGTGA
- a CDS encoding VWA domain-containing protein, translated as MSRLFSLERFDRPDYLWLGLIFIALWWMSRRSLSGLGPVRGRLALAMRTIVLLLLIFAAAGAHRILETNDLTVLFLVDQSRSIPTEVRKQSEDFIQRIAAEAPPDDRVAILTFDGSANIEQLPSRPGPDGAVHIPMPLAAGQKPDRTNIAQGLRVAAACAQNDTNNRVILLSDGIQNIGDALEEAKTAKANNLRVDVVPLTYEYGAEVVFEQLLAPPYSNLHEQVPLRLILKSDRATSGSILIYQRVGQEERLLDLSPNAPGSGQHIQLAPGRNAFNVRVPINEARAHDFRAEFVPDDKTADFLGQNNVARAFTNVEGPQTVLMIGTAVDEPDNALLAEALEREGIRVQSELAESINIDTATLQDFSAVILANVPAEIFSAEQQKALAAYVRDLGGGLLMLGGDESFAAGGWQGSVVEDIMPIKFDVDSVKQIPRGALAIVMHACEMPQGNTWGVETAVAAVKTISSLDYFGLVDWGMGGYVWEVPMRTASNKEAIISQLRRMQNSDMPDFHTPMQMAYKGLMECKDAAQRHMIVISDGDPAPPQTGLLNKMVGNKITCSTISIYPHGGQEIATLKNISNVTGGRYYSLSKPGDEKRLPKIFIKEARVVRRPLVRDEIFTPKVKPNLSEIMVGIDSIPQLKGYVVTTPRKVADVEMPLVTERGDPLLAHWLCGFGRTLAFTSGRWKHWGTDWASWSGFSKLWSQAVRWSMQQGAAANFDVNTVVEGDEGHIVIESLGEGETFENFRQFVGRAIAPDGSATPVSIIQTGPGRYEGKFKLGEQGTYLLNVISPSSGGDDKPTMIRTGVTVAYSPEFRDLEPNEALLREIAEVADGRLLTTKATAATIFDKSIPSTITRTPIWEFLLKLALFMFLLDVAVRRIAVDPVKTLAYARNYIAGLAGRFGAGQRAARTLTELKDVRQKVRAERTKEGDARSAAPSESASIKFEAQGDLKKPAADLTKALGGADATAAPPSARKADKSDKPAESTTARLLKAKKRARDQQDDQP; from the coding sequence ATGAGCCGTCTCTTCTCACTCGAACGCTTCGATCGACCCGACTATCTCTGGTTGGGACTCATCTTCATCGCGCTGTGGTGGATGTCGCGCCGTTCCCTTTCCGGTCTCGGGCCCGTTCGCGGGAGGCTCGCGCTTGCCATGCGCACGATCGTGCTGCTCCTGCTTATCTTTGCCGCCGCCGGCGCCCATCGCATCCTTGAGACCAACGACCTCACCGTTCTGTTCCTCGTCGATCAGTCGCGATCCATCCCGACCGAGGTCCGGAAGCAGTCCGAGGATTTCATACAACGTATCGCCGCCGAGGCGCCGCCCGACGATCGCGTGGCCATTCTCACCTTCGACGGATCGGCGAACATTGAGCAGCTTCCCAGCCGGCCCGGCCCCGACGGCGCTGTCCACATTCCCATGCCACTGGCCGCGGGACAAAAACCCGATCGAACCAATATCGCCCAGGGTCTTCGCGTCGCCGCCGCCTGCGCCCAGAACGACACCAACAACCGCGTCATCCTTCTCTCCGACGGCATCCAGAACATCGGCGATGCCCTCGAAGAAGCCAAGACCGCCAAGGCCAACAATCTGCGGGTTGATGTTGTTCCGCTGACCTATGAATACGGCGCGGAGGTCGTCTTCGAGCAATTGCTCGCCCCGCCCTACTCGAATCTTCACGAACAGGTTCCCCTGCGACTCATCCTCAAGAGCGACCGGGCGACGTCCGGCAGCATCCTCATCTATCAGCGCGTCGGCCAAGAGGAACGGCTGCTGGACCTGAGCCCCAACGCACCGGGCAGCGGCCAGCACATTCAGCTTGCTCCGGGTCGCAATGCATTCAACGTGCGCGTCCCGATCAATGAGGCCCGGGCTCACGACTTTCGCGCCGAGTTCGTCCCCGATGACAAGACCGCCGACTTCCTCGGTCAGAACAACGTGGCCCGTGCGTTTACCAACGTCGAGGGGCCGCAGACCGTGCTGATGATTGGGACGGCCGTCGACGAGCCGGACAACGCGCTGCTCGCTGAGGCCCTGGAGCGCGAAGGCATCCGCGTGCAGTCTGAACTCGCGGAGTCCATCAACATCGACACGGCGACGCTTCAGGACTTTTCCGCTGTCATTCTTGCCAATGTGCCTGCGGAGATTTTTTCCGCTGAGCAGCAGAAGGCCCTTGCTGCGTATGTCCGCGACCTGGGAGGCGGACTGCTGATGCTCGGCGGTGATGAGAGTTTCGCCGCCGGCGGATGGCAGGGCTCGGTCGTCGAAGACATCATGCCGATCAAGTTCGACGTCGACTCGGTCAAGCAGATTCCCCGCGGGGCGCTGGCCATCGTGATGCATGCGTGCGAGATGCCGCAGGGCAATACGTGGGGCGTCGAGACCGCCGTTGCCGCGGTGAAGACCATCAGCAGCCTCGACTACTTCGGCCTCGTCGATTGGGGCATGGGCGGATACGTCTGGGAAGTTCCCATGCGCACCGCGAGCAACAAGGAGGCCATCATCTCGCAGCTTCGCAGGATGCAGAACTCCGACATGCCCGACTTCCACACGCCGATGCAGATGGCCTACAAAGGCTTGATGGAGTGCAAAGACGCCGCGCAGCGCCACATGATCGTCATCTCCGACGGCGACCCCGCCCCGCCGCAGACCGGCCTTTTGAATAAGATGGTCGGCAATAAGATCACCTGCTCCACAATCTCCATCTACCCTCACGGCGGCCAGGAGATCGCCACGCTTAAAAATATCTCCAATGTCACCGGCGGCCGGTACTATTCGCTGAGCAAACCCGGCGACGAGAAACGACTGCCGAAGATCTTCATCAAGGAGGCCCGCGTGGTTCGCCGGCCGCTTGTCCGCGACGAAATCTTCACGCCCAAGGTGAAGCCCAATCTCTCCGAGATCATGGTCGGCATCGACAGCATCCCGCAACTCAAGGGATATGTCGTGACCACGCCGCGCAAAGTCGCCGACGTTGAGATGCCGCTTGTTACCGAGCGCGGCGACCCGTTGCTCGCCCACTGGCTCTGCGGATTCGGCAGAACGCTGGCCTTCACCAGCGGGCGCTGGAAACACTGGGGCACGGACTGGGCCTCGTGGTCCGGATTCTCCAAGCTGTGGTCGCAGGCCGTTCGATGGTCGATGCAGCAGGGCGCGGCGGCGAACTTCGACGTCAACACCGTCGTCGAGGGGGACGAGGGACACATTGTCATTGAGAGTCTCGGCGAAGGTGAGACATTCGAGAATTTTCGGCAGTTCGTCGGACGCGCCATCGCGCCGGACGGCAGCGCGACGCCGGTCTCCATCATCCAGACCGGGCCCGGTCGATACGAGGGAAAATTCAAACTGGGCGAGCAGGGGACGTATCTGCTCAATGTCATCTCGCCGAGCTCCGGCGGGGACGACAAGCCCACGATGATTCGCACCGGCGTCACGGTGGCGTATTCGCCGGAGTTCCGCGATCTGGAGCCAAACGAAGCACTGCTGCGCGAGATCGCCGAAGTGGCGGACGGGCGGCTGCTGACCACCAAGGCCACGGCGGCCACGATCTTCGACAAGTCCATCCCCTCAACCATCACGCGCACGCCCATCTGGGAATTTCTGCTCAAGCTGGCGTTATTCATGTTTCTCCTCGATGTCGCCGTGCGCCGGATCGCCGTCGACCCGGTCAAGACGCTCGCGTATGCTCGTAACTACATCGCCGGTCTTGCCGGGCGATTCGGCGCGGGCCAGCGGGCGGCGCGTACCCTGACGGAATTGAAAGACGTCCGCCAAAAGGTTCGGGCGGAGCGTACGAAGGAGGGCGATGCCCGATCGGCGGCGCCTTCGGAATCGGCGAGCATCAAGTTTGAGGCCCAGGGCGATTTGAAGAAACCGGCGGCGGACCTGACGAAGGCACTGGGCGGCGCGGACGCGACGGCGGCGCCTCCCTCGGCGCGGAAGGCGGATAAGTCCGACAAGCCGGCGGAATCGACCACGGCTCGATTGCTCAAGGCCAAGAAGCGGGCCCGCGATCAACAGGACGATCAACCGTAG
- a CDS encoding DUF502 domain-containing protein: protein MTPPQTPETTVEADIAKNRRSVAPKTIRGRIVAGVLLVIPLGVTAWLLSLLYGSALWVGTHLVNLVSRFVIWAFKLDLPPPAFNPTDVTWYESLIAVVLTLVMLYLLGWLGTNAVGRRMIDLVEHIVERLPFVDTVYPSVKRMVQALSGSGKDGDQGQRVVLIDFPSDNMKALALMTNTIEDASSGQKYATVFVPTTPNPTSGYMELVPIERVTPTDMSVQMGLSTIISGGAAAPPSIHFLERGSLGKPRESQEPAKK from the coding sequence ATGACCCCACCGCAGACTCCAGAGACCACGGTCGAAGCGGACATCGCCAAGAACAGGCGATCCGTCGCACCGAAAACCATCCGCGGCCGAATCGTTGCCGGCGTCTTGCTGGTGATTCCACTCGGCGTCACGGCGTGGCTCCTCAGCCTTCTGTATGGATCGGCCCTCTGGGTTGGCACGCATCTGGTTAATCTCGTTTCCCGATTCGTGATCTGGGCCTTCAAGCTGGACCTTCCGCCGCCGGCTTTCAACCCCACCGATGTGACGTGGTATGAGAGCCTCATCGCGGTGGTCCTGACCCTTGTCATGCTCTATCTGCTGGGATGGCTGGGTACCAACGCCGTGGGGCGGCGCATGATCGACCTCGTCGAGCACATCGTGGAGCGACTGCCGTTTGTCGATACGGTTTACCCCTCGGTCAAACGGATGGTGCAGGCCCTCTCCGGCAGCGGCAAGGACGGCGATCAGGGGCAGCGCGTCGTGCTGATCGACTTCCCGAGTGACAATATGAAGGCACTCGCACTGATGACCAACACCATCGAGGACGCATCAAGCGGACAGAAGTACGCGACGGTCTTCGTCCCGACGACGCCGAATCCGACGAGCGGCTACATGGAACTCGTGCCCATCGAGCGGGTGACGCCGACGGACATGAGCGTGCAGATGGGCCTTTCGACGATCATCTCCGGCGGCGCGGCGGCGCCGCCCAGTATTCATTTCCTGGAGCGCGGCAGTCTGGGCAAGCCGCGGGAATCCCAGGAGCCGGCAAAAAAGTAG